In a single window of the Cuculus canorus isolate bCucCan1 chromosome 25, bCucCan1.pri, whole genome shotgun sequence genome:
- the VAT1 gene encoding synaptic vesicle membrane protein VAT-1 homolog has protein sequence MASEPAPAAEQPPEQPPEPPAEAAEHRALVLTGFGGYEKLKVQTRRCGSPAPGEVSVRVRACGLNFADLLGRQGLYDRLPAPPVCPGMECAGTVRALGDGVSDRQVGDKVMVLARSGLWQEVVNVPANQTFLMPEGMSFEEAAALLVNYITAYMILFDFGNLRPNQSVLIHMAAGGVGTAAIQLCKTIENVTIFGTASASKHESLKERGVTHPIDYRTTDYAEEVRKISPKGVDIVLDPLGGADTSKAFNLLKPMGKVITYGVANLLTGQKKNLVAMAKTWWNQFSINALQLLHHNKAVCGYHLGYMNEEVELISGVVAKLVNLYSQGKIKPKIDSVWPFDQVADAMRQMQEKKNIGKVILVPEAPKEESKKEEN, from the exons ATGGCCTCTGAGCCGGCCCCGGCCGCCGAGCAGCCCCCCGAGCAGCCCCCCGAGCCGCCCGCCGAGGCCGCCGAGCACCGGGCGCTGGTGCTGACGGGCTTCGGGGGGTACGAGAAGCTGAAGGTGCAGACGCGGCGCTGCGGGTCCCCGGCGCCCGGCGAGGTCTCGGTGCGGGTCCGAGCCTGCGGGCTCAATTTCGCCGATCTGCTGGGGCGGCAGGGGCTCTACGACCGGTTACCGGCGCCGCCCGTCTGCCCCGGCATGGAGTGCGCCGGTACCGTCCGGGCCCTCGGGGACGGCGTCAGCGACCGGCAG GTTGGTGATAAGGTAATGGTCCTGGCTAGGTCAGGGCTCTGGCAAGAAGTGGTGAACGTGCCAGCCAATCAGACTTTCCTGATGCCCGAGGGGATGAGCTTCGAGGAAGCGGCTGCTCTTCTTGTCAACTACATCACTGCCTACATGATCCTGTTCGACTTTGGAAACCTCAGACCCAACCAGAGCGTCCTTATCCACATGGCTGCAG GTGGCGTGGGAACTGCTGCCATCCAGCTGTGCAAGACCATAGAAAACGTCACCATTTTTGGCACAGCATCCGCCTCCAAGCACGAGTCGCTCAAGGAAAGAGGAGTCACTCACCCCATTGACTACAGAACCACGGATTATGCAGAGGAGGTCCGGAAAATCTCTCCCAAAG GTGTTGACATTGTCTTGGATCCCCTTGGAGGAGCCGACACATCCAAAGCATTCAACCTGTTGAAGCCAATGGGCAAAGTCATCACTTATG GAGTAGCAAACCTGCTCACAGGGCAGAAGAAGAACCTCGTGGCTATGGCTAAAACCTGGTGGAACCAGTTCAGCATCAACGCTTTGCAGCTCCTACACCATAATAAGGCCGTGTGTGGCTACCACCTGGGATATATGAATGAAGAGGTTGAGCTTATCAGCGGTGTTGTAGCCAAGCTGGTTAACCTGTACAGTCAAGGCAAAATCAAGCCCAAAATAGACTCCGTATGGCCCTTTGATCAG